AACGGCACCTCGACGACCGCCTGCCCCTGGCCGCCGAACTGTTGCGCCAGGATGCCGCGGGTGCGTTTGTCGGCGTGTCCGTCGGAGTCGTTGAGCACCACCACGGTGCGCTGCAGCAGGCCGCTGAGTCCGCGGCTGGCCAGCCAGTCCATCGTCTGCCCGGCCGCGGCGGCGCCATCCACCCAGGGCGAGGACACCACGATCAGCGCATCGAGGTCGCGCAGCACCTCCTGGGTCACCGGGCTGTCCATGGTGGAACTGCAGTCGACGATGGAGATGCTGAAGTAGCGGTCCAGCCGCGCCGTGGCCTCCCGGTAGATGGCCGGGTCGAGCACCCTGCGGCGGGCCGGGGTGGCCTCGCCGGCCAGCACGAAGAGTCCGGCCGCATTGTTGCCGACCCGGCTGCGGATATCGGCGAACGACTCCAGGTGCTGATCGGAGGCCAGCTCCCAGTACGAGCCGACCGCCCGGGGGTCCACCCGGCTGCCGAGCTTGCCGAACGCGGTGTCCGCATCGACGGCCACCACCCGGTCCTCCTGTCGAAGTTCGGCGAAAACCGAACCGACGCAGGCGGATACGGTGGTCTTGCCGACACCGCCCTTGCCGAGGACGCCGATCTTGTAGTGCCCGCGCAGCACGCCGCGGATCCGCGCCTCCAACTCGGCCTGGCGCACCTCATCGGGTGAGGGCCCGGGATTGATCAGGCCGAAGGACGCCCGGAACACCAGCCGCCGCCAGCCCCGGCCGGGCGGCACCCGCCGCACGGGCACCAGATCGTGCACCGGTATCCGATCGGCGTAGGAGCCCGGTGGCGGCACCGGATGGTGCCCGCGGCCGGGATGCTGGGACGGGCCCGGATAGGGCGGCGGACCCGGGGGCCGCCCGCGCTGCGGCGGCGGCCCCGCAACATGCGGTCGTTCGGGGGGCGGTCCCGGCTGGGGCCGGTCCGGCCGGTGGGTGGGGATGGGACCGGTATCGGCGCCGTACGGCGGTGGGTGATCGACCGGCGGCCGGGACGGGGCCGGCGGTGCGGACTCTGGAGCGGGGTGCCGTTCGGACGGGGGCTCGTAGTCGGTCTCCGCAGGCCCCGTCCAGCCCAGCTCCCTGCGTAATGCGTCATCGCGATCGCTCACCGCGGGCCTCCTCCGGGGCTGTCGGGTCGGCGTACTACGGCCTGCACCAGTATCAACCACGGATATCCCCGGCCGGTGCCCTGCCGCGCCGCAACCGCGGGTGGCAAAGCCCGGATCCAGCCCGAATCGGGGAGAAATTCGTGCATCGGGGGGTGCCGCGGCGCTGCTACTGTCGTCGGCAGGGGTAGGAAACGGGAGCCGGTAGCCGACTCGCCATGGCGAGCCGGCAACGTGGTGTCAGGGGGGCGAAGTGGTTGTACTCGGAGTTTCGACCCGGCCGACCATGTCCGACGGCCGGTGGGTGGCATAGCCGATGACCAGCTCCTTCGCCGGGCACGGTGAGCCCACGCACTATGACGATGTCGTCGCCGTCGAGGTCACCATCGATGGCATGTTGGTCATCGCCGACCGGTTGCAGCTCGAGGAGTTTCCGCCCGCCCTCGGTATCCGGCCGAACATTCCGCAGCCGGAATTGCGGGACAAGGTCTGGGACATGGTGGCCCGCGATCTCACCGAACAGGGCGTGCTCGATGCCTTCGGCAAACCGCATCCCGAGGTCGCCGCGATGGCCGACACGCTCTCGCGTTCGGACCGGACGCTGGAGGGCCGGTGGTGGCGCCGCGACGCCGGCCCCAAGATGGTCCGCTTCGTGGTCTGCCGCAAGGGCGACCGGCACGTCATCGCCGCCCGGGACGGCGACCTGCTGGTGTTGCAGCGGGTGGCGCCCCAGGTCGGGCTGGCAGGCATGGTGACCGCGGTGCTCGGGGCGGCCGAACCGGCCGAGGTGGAGCCCATGACCGGGGTTTCGGCCCGCCTCGCCGAGTCGAGCACACCGAATCAGTTGGCGCAGTTCGGAATCGCGCCGGCCTCGGCGCGGATCTACGCCGAGGCGACCGCCGATCCGAGCAGCTGGGTCGAGATCACGGCCACCGAACGGCACTCCGGGGGCACCTTCACCCAGGCCGATGTCGCGGCCGGGGTACTGGACTCGCCGCTGGGCCGCATCGTGTCGATTCCGCGGAAGGTCAACGGCGAGCTGTTCGGCAGCTTCCTCGCCGGCACCCAGGACAACCTGCAGCGGGCGCTCGACGAGCTGATGACCTTCCTGCCCTCGGGGGCGTGGTTCGAGGCCAGGACCGACACCGACTTCTACTACGACGGCGATTGAGGGCTTGGATGGGCAACCCGCCGTATGACGACACCGACACCGACACCGACGCCGGCGACCACGGGCTCGAGGCCTTCGACGACCATCTGCCGGCCCTGCCCGAGGACACGGCCGAAACCGGCGCCGTCGCCGACATCGGTGAGACCTTGTTCGCTGTCACCAATCCCCCGGGGACGGTGACGGTTTCGGCGTTCTTCGACGGGCGGGTGCACCGCGTCGAGTTGTCTCCCGAGGTGACGGGCGTGCCGGAGGACCAGTTGGCCGCCGAGATCGTGGTGATCGCCGGTCTGGCAACCCGGCGCGCCAAGGCCGCCCAGTTCTCGTACATGCTCGAAGGTATGCAGGGGCACGGGTACGACACCGTCGACACCCGGGACTTCTTGCACCGCACCGTCGGGCTCCCCTCCCCGGAGGAGGCCGACGCCGCGCAGGCCGAGGTCTTCGCGACTCGATATGCGGGTGACCATGACTGAACATCTCTCCAGCCTGTTCGGCACCGCGGTCGGCATGCTGCCGACCGCCCCGGCCCGATCCCTGGAGCTCTTCACCGAGATCACCTCGGCCGACGAGACCGCATGCGACGCCTGGGTCGGGAGGTTGCGCTGCGGTGACACCGACCGCGCCACCCTGTTCCGGGCCTGGTACTCGCGCAACAACTTCGGCCAGCTGGCCGGCAGCGCCGAGATCTCGATGAACAGTGTCAACGCCCGGATACCGATCGGCGGGTTGTACGGCGACATCACCTACCCGGTGAACTCGCCGTTGGCGATCACCATGGCGTTCGCGGTGCGGGAGGCCGCCGAGGGCAACTTCGCGGATGCGATGGAGGCTCTCGACGACGCGCCGGCGATGGGAGCCGAGTACCTGGTGTCCTGGATCCGGGCGGTGATCTACGGTGCGGCGGAACGCTGGACCGACGTGATCGACGAAGTCCGCGCGGCGTCCGGGTGGCCGGACAAGTTCCTCGGCGCCGCCGCCGGCGTCGCCCACGGTGTCGCGGTGACCAACCTCGGCCTGTTCACCGAGGCCGAACGGCGGCTCACCGAGTCCAATGCCTCACCGGCCGGAGAAGCCTGCGCCCCGGCCATCGCCTGGTACCTGGCGATGGCGCGCCGCAGTCAGGGCAACGAGGAGGCCGCCGTCGCGCTGCTGGAGTGGCTGCAGGCCACCCATCCGTCACCGAAGGTATCGGCGGCGCTCAAGGATCCGTCGCACCGGTTGATCACGACCACGGCCGAGAAGATCGCCGCCCGGACCGACCCCTGGGACCCGGCCAGCGTGCAGGCCGACAACTCGGGGAGGGAGAAGCTGCTCGCCGAGGCTCAGGCCGAACTGGACCGCCAGATCGGCCTGAGCCGGGTCAAGGAGCAGATCGAGAAGTACCGCGCGGCAACCCAGATGGCCAAGGTGCGGGCCGCCCGTGGGATGAAGGTGGGCCAGCAGTCCAAGCACATGATCTTCACCGGCCCACCCGGAACCGGTAAGACCACCATCGCCCGGGTGGTCGCCAACATCCTGGCCGGGCTGGGCGTGATCGCCGAACCGAAGCTGGTGGAGACCTCCCGCAAGGACTTCGTGGCCGAGTACGAGGGCCAGTCGGCGGTCAAGACCTCGCGAGCCATCGACCGCGCGGTCGGCGGGGTGTTGTTCATCGACGAGGCCTACACCCTGGTCCAGGAGCGCGACGGGCGGGCGGACCCGTTCGGCACCGAGGCGCTGGACACGCTGCTGGCCCGGATGGAGAACGACCGTGACCGCCTGGTGGTGATCATCGCCGGCTACAGCGCCGACATCGACCGGCTGCTGGAATCCAATGACGGTCTGCGGTCGCGTTTCTCGACTCGGGTCGAGTTCGATTCGTACTCCGCCGAGGACATCGTCGACATCTCGAAGGTCATTGCCGAGGCCAACGACTCGCAGTTGAGCGAGGAAGCCGCCAAGCGGGTGCTCGATGCCGCGACCCTGCTGCAGGATCGCACGCTGAACGGTAAGCCGGCACTGGACATCGCCGGTAACGGCCGGTACGCGCGGCAGCTGGTCGAGGCCGGGGAGCAGAGCCGGGACATGCGGCTGGCCCGCTCCCTGGACATCGAGAGCCTCGATGTGGCACAACTCAGCGAGATCAGTGCCGAGGACATGAGTTCCGCGATCGCCGCGGTGCACGCCCGGCTGAACATCGGCGAGTAGCGATGGCAGGTTTCCGGCTCACCACCAAGGTTCAGGTCAGTGGCTGGCGATTCCTGCTCCGTCGTGTCGAGCACGCGATCGTGCGGCGCGACACCCGGATGTTCGACGATCCGCTGCAGTTCTACAGCCGGGCGGTGATGGCCGGTGTCGTCATCGCGGTGGTGGTCTGCATCGGTGCGGTTCTGCTCGCCTATTTCAAGCCACTGGGCAAGCGAGGTTCGGACACCCTGCTGGTGGATCGCACGACCAACCAGCTGTACGTGCTGGTGCCCGGATCCGACGATCTGCGGCCGGTGTACAACTTGACCTCGGCGCGGCTCGTGCTGGGAAACCCCGCCAACCCGTCGGCGGTGAAATCCGAAGAGCTGAACCGGATGCCGAAGGGACAGCCGATCGGCATCCCGGGCGCGCCCTATGCCACCCCGCTCGGTGCCCCGACCTCGAGTTGGTCGTTGTGCGACACCGTGATCAAGCCGGACAGCGTGGCCCCCGAGGTGCAGACCTCGGCCCTGGTGATGCCGCTGGCGACGGACGCCTCGGTCGGGCCGATCAAAGCGAACCAGGGTGTGCTGGTCACCTATCAGGGCCGTACCTGGCTGGTCACCCAGGACGGCCGGCATTCCATCGACCTGGCCAACCGGGCCGTCACCTCCGCGGTGGGGATCCCGGTCACGGCCAAGGCGACCCCGATCTCGACCGGGCTGTTCAATGCGCTACCGAACGTCGGACCCTGGCAACTGCCTGCGGTGCCGTCCGCCGGAGGCCCGAATACCGTTGGGCTGCCGCCGAATCTGGTGATCGGATCGGTTTTCAAGACCATCACCGACAACACCGAACAGCGCTATGTGGTGCTGAGCGACGGGGTGGCCAAGGTCAACGGCACCACCGCGGCGGCGCTGCGTGCCACCAACTCGTTCGGGCTGATCACCTCACCGTCGGTGGAAGCCAGTGACGTCGCGGCAATCCCGGAGGAGGTGTTCGTGTCCCCGCTGCCCGATGAACCGATGGACATCCGGCTGCCGCAGGACGCGCCCACGCTGTGCTGGTCCTGGCAGCGTGAACCGGGAGACCAGGCGCCGCGGCAGACCGTCATCAGCGGCAGGCACCTTCCGGTGCCGGCCTCTCGGATGAACGGTGGCATCGATCAGATTGCCGGTGATGCAACCGTGTTCATCGATGGCGGCCAGTTCGTCCGGCTCCAGTCGCCAGACCCCCGGTACGGCGAGAGCCTCTACTACGTGGACCCGCAGGGCGTGCGGTACGGGCTGCCGAACGAGGACACCGCCGGCGCGCTGGGCCTGAGCGGCCCGTTGACCGCACCGTGGCAGGTGGTCAGCCTGCTGATCGATGGGCCGGTGCTGACCAGGCAGGCCGCCCTCCTCGAACACGACACGCTGCCCCCGGACCCCAACCCGCGCAAGGTCGATGGCGCCCCGAACCAGGCGACACCGGTCGGTGCGGCGAACCCGCCGCCCGCGCCGGGCGCGCCGGCGGCCGGATTGCCCGCGCCGGCCCCGGGCTCGCCACTGCCTCCCGAAGGAGCAGGCGGATGACGACCAAGAAGTTCACCCCGATCATCAAACGCGGGCCCCGGCTCACACCGGGCGAAATCAACATCACCCCACCGGACGACCTGGGCATCGACATCCCACCGTCGGGCATCCAGAAGGCGCTGCCCTGGGTGATGGGCGGCGGCATGCTCGGGATGATCGCGATCATGATCTTCACCGGGATCCGGCAGTTGTCGCCTTACATGCTGATGATGCCGCTGATGATGATCATGGCGACCGTCGGATTCATGGCCGGCGGTGGTCCGGGCGGCAAGAAGGTGCCCGAGATCAACGCCGATCGCAAGGAGTACCTGCGTTACCTGGCCGGGCTGCGCACCCGGGTGACGACATCGGCGGCCGCGCAGGTGACCTTCTTCAACTACCACGCGCCGCACCCGGAAGATCTGTTGTCCATCGTCGGGACCCACCGGCAGTGGTCCCGGCAGGCCAATGCCGACTTCTACGCGGCCACCCGGATCGGGGTCGGCGCCGAGCCGGCGGTCGACCGGTTGCTCAAGCCGTCGGTCGGCGGTGAGCTCGCCGGGCCGCAGGGCGCACCGCAGCCGCATCTGGAGCCGGTCAGCCACATGTGGCTGATCAAATTCCTGCGTACCCACGGATTGATCCACGACTGCCCGAAACTGGTGCAGCTGCGGACCTTTCCCACCATCGCGGTCGGTGGCGACCAGGAACGCGCGGCCCGGCTGCTGACCGCGATGATCTGTCACCTGGCGGTGTTCCATCCGCCGGACCTGCTGCAG
This region of Mycolicibacterium diernhoferi genomic DNA includes:
- a CDS encoding MinD/ParA family ATP-binding protein, whose protein sequence is MSDRDDALRRELGWTGPAETDYEPPSERHPAPESAPPAPSRPPVDHPPPYGADTGPIPTHRPDRPQPGPPPERPHVAGPPPQRGRPPGPPPYPGPSQHPGRGHHPVPPPGSYADRIPVHDLVPVRRVPPGRGWRRLVFRASFGLINPGPSPDEVRQAELEARIRGVLRGHYKIGVLGKGGVGKTTVSACVGSVFAELRQEDRVVAVDADTAFGKLGSRVDPRAVGSYWELASDQHLESFADIRSRVGNNAAGLFVLAGEATPARRRVLDPAIYREATARLDRYFSISIVDCSSTMDSPVTQEVLRDLDALIVVSSPWVDGAAAAGQTMDWLASRGLSGLLQRTVVVLNDSDGHADKRTRGILAQQFGGQGQAVVEVPFDGQLRPGGVIAGTAVMSTQTRRKFLEVAAALAAHFPTNDDRHRERF
- a CDS encoding ESX secretion-associated protein EspG, which gives rise to MTSSFAGHGEPTHYDDVVAVEVTIDGMLVIADRLQLEEFPPALGIRPNIPQPELRDKVWDMVARDLTEQGVLDAFGKPHPEVAAMADTLSRSDRTLEGRWWRRDAGPKMVRFVVCRKGDRHVIAARDGDLLVLQRVAPQVGLAGMVTAVLGAAEPAEVEPMTGVSARLAESSTPNQLAQFGIAPASARIYAEATADPSSWVEITATERHSGGTFTQADVAAGVLDSPLGRIVSIPRKVNGELFGSFLAGTQDNLQRALDELMTFLPSGAWFEARTDTDFYYDGD
- the eccA gene encoding type VII secretion AAA-ATPase EccA, producing the protein MTEHLSSLFGTAVGMLPTAPARSLELFTEITSADETACDAWVGRLRCGDTDRATLFRAWYSRNNFGQLAGSAEISMNSVNARIPIGGLYGDITYPVNSPLAITMAFAVREAAEGNFADAMEALDDAPAMGAEYLVSWIRAVIYGAAERWTDVIDEVRAASGWPDKFLGAAAGVAHGVAVTNLGLFTEAERRLTESNASPAGEACAPAIAWYLAMARRSQGNEEAAVALLEWLQATHPSPKVSAALKDPSHRLITTTAEKIAARTDPWDPASVQADNSGREKLLAEAQAELDRQIGLSRVKEQIEKYRAATQMAKVRAARGMKVGQQSKHMIFTGPPGTGKTTIARVVANILAGLGVIAEPKLVETSRKDFVAEYEGQSAVKTSRAIDRAVGGVLFIDEAYTLVQERDGRADPFGTEALDTLLARMENDRDRLVVIIAGYSADIDRLLESNDGLRSRFSTRVEFDSYSAEDIVDISKVIAEANDSQLSEEAAKRVLDAATLLQDRTLNGKPALDIAGNGRYARQLVEAGEQSRDMRLARSLDIESLDVAQLSEISAEDMSSAIAAVHARLNIGE
- the eccB gene encoding type VII secretion protein EccB; this encodes MAGFRLTTKVQVSGWRFLLRRVEHAIVRRDTRMFDDPLQFYSRAVMAGVVIAVVVCIGAVLLAYFKPLGKRGSDTLLVDRTTNQLYVLVPGSDDLRPVYNLTSARLVLGNPANPSAVKSEELNRMPKGQPIGIPGAPYATPLGAPTSSWSLCDTVIKPDSVAPEVQTSALVMPLATDASVGPIKANQGVLVTYQGRTWLVTQDGRHSIDLANRAVTSAVGIPVTAKATPISTGLFNALPNVGPWQLPAVPSAGGPNTVGLPPNLVIGSVFKTITDNTEQRYVVLSDGVAKVNGTTAAALRATNSFGLITSPSVEASDVAAIPEEVFVSPLPDEPMDIRLPQDAPTLCWSWQREPGDQAPRQTVISGRHLPVPASRMNGGIDQIAGDATVFIDGGQFVRLQSPDPRYGESLYYVDPQGVRYGLPNEDTAGALGLSGPLTAPWQVVSLLIDGPVLTRQAALLEHDTLPPDPNPRKVDGAPNQATPVGAANPPPAPGAPAAGLPAPAPGSPLPPEGAGG